The following are from one region of the Euleptes europaea isolate rEulEur1 chromosome 11, rEulEur1.hap1, whole genome shotgun sequence genome:
- the TMUB1 gene encoding transmembrane and ubiquitin-like domain-containing protein 1, with protein sequence MALIEGVGDEVTVLFGLLSVLLVLALAWFSTRTVERGDPVFAATPPLAPGQAGAEGLQEDGLSGPGAGARPVKEGEPAVGAAPDGPDSPTGELRHRAGLGSLERPPPPVGGGAPSDSLPADGGSGTILLRLKFLNETERLARVRPQDTVGALKRAHFPGQEQLVRLIYQGQLLRDDSQTLSALRLTHNSVLHCHILQHRSPSVPAGAHANAANADAHAALNVGSLMVPLFVLMLGALWYFQMQYRHVFTATATTCLAGLTLVFSFVAFAVYRR encoded by the exons ATGGCTCTGATCGAGGGCGTGGGGGACGAGGTGACGGTTCTCTTCGGCCTGCTGTCGGTGCTGCTGGTGTTGGCGCTGGCCTGGTTCTCGACACGCACCGTGGAGCGAGGGGACCCCGTCTTTGCAGCCACCCCACCTCTGGCCCCAGGGCAGGCTGGGGCAGAGGGCCTGCAGGAGGACGGGCTGAGCGGGCCAGGGGCCGGGGCGCGGCCGGTCAAGGAGGGAGAGCCCGCAGTGGGGGCCGCACCGGACGGGCCAGACAGCCCTACTGGAGAGCTGCGGCACAGGGCGGGCCTTGGCTCCCTGGAGCGCCCCCCGCCCCCTGTGGGGGGAGGCGCCCCCTCCGATAGCCTCCCAGCAGACGGCGGCAGCGGCACCATCCTCTTGAGACTGAAGTTCTTGAATGAGACGGAGCGCCTGGCCCGGGTGCGCCCCCAGGACACCGTGGGAGCCCTGAAAAG GGCCCACTTCCCCGGCCAGGAGCAGCTGGTGCGCCTCATCTACCAGGGACAATTGCTTCGGGACGATTCGCAGACGTTGAGCGCCCTGCGCCTCACCCACAACAGCGTGCTGCACTGCCACATCTTGCAGCACCGATCGCCGTCCGTGCCCGCCGGCGCCCACGCCAATGCCGCCAATGCAGACGCGCACGCCGCCCTCAACGTGGGCAGCCTGATGGTGCCGCTCTTTGTGCTGATGCTGGGTGCCCTGTGGTACTTCCAGATGCAGTACCGCCACGTTTTCACGGCCACGGCCACCACCTGCCTGGCTGGGCTCACCCTGGTCTTCAGCTTTGTGGCCTTTGCTGTGTACCGAAGATAG